From a region of the Balaenoptera musculus isolate JJ_BM4_2016_0621 chromosome 15, mBalMus1.pri.v3, whole genome shotgun sequence genome:
- the FITM2 gene encoding fat storage-inducing transmembrane protein 2 isoform X4, with the protein MEHLERCAWVLRGTLVRAAVRRYLPWALVASMLAGSLLKELSPLPESYLSNKRNVLNVYFVKVAWAWTFCLLLPFITLTNYHLTGKAGLVLRRLTTLLVGTAIWYVGTAVFANIEHYTGSCYQSPALEGVRKEHQSKRQCHGEGGFWHGFDISGHSFLLTFCALMIVEEMAVLHEVLNKRLLRASVITEYHRAWFVSPC; encoded by the exons ATGGAGCATCTGGAGCGCTGCGCGTGGGTCCTCAGGGGGACGCTGGTGCGGGCGGCCGTACGGCGCtacctgccctgggccctggtgGCCTCCATGCTGGCGGGCTCCCTCCTCAAGGAGCTTTCCCCGCTGCCCGAGAGCTATCTCAGCAACAAGCGCAACGTCCTCAACGT GTATTTTGTCAAAGTGGCCTGGGCCTGGACCTTCTGTCTCCTCCTGCCTTTCATCACCCTCACCAACTACCACCTGACGGGCAAGGCCGGCCTGGTCCTGCGGCGGCTGACCACACTGCTTGTGGGCACGGCCATCTGGTACGTGGGCACAGCCGTCTTCGCCAACATCGAGCACTACACAGGCAGCTGCTACCAGTCGCCAGCCCTGGAGGGGGTGAGAAAGGAGCACCAGAGTAAGCGGCAGTGCCACGGGGAAGGAGGCTTCTGGCATGGCTTTGACATCTCAGGCCACTCCTTCCTGCTGACCTTCTGTGCCCTCATGATTGTGGAGGAGATGGCTGTGCTGCACGAG GTGCTGAACAAGAGGCTTTTGAGGGCATCTGTGATCACGGAATACCACCGTGCTTGGTTTGTCTCTCCGTGTTGA
- the FITM2 gene encoding fat storage-inducing transmembrane protein 2 isoform X2: MEHLERCAWVLRGTLVRAAVRRYLPWALVASMLAGSLLKELSPLPESYLSNKRNVLNVYFVKVAWAWTFCLLLPFITLTNYHLTGKAGLVLRRLTTLLVGTAIWYVGTAVFANIEHYTGSCYQSPALEGVRKEHQSKRQCHGEGGFWHGFDISGHSFLLTFCALMIVEEMAVLHEVTSSNSTALITVYMLKTCKSPSPNSDLSFESQTRIPNGFCDIPSWVL, encoded by the exons ATGGAGCATCTGGAGCGCTGCGCGTGGGTCCTCAGGGGGACGCTGGTGCGGGCGGCCGTACGGCGCtacctgccctgggccctggtgGCCTCCATGCTGGCGGGCTCCCTCCTCAAGGAGCTTTCCCCGCTGCCCGAGAGCTATCTCAGCAACAAGCGCAACGTCCTCAACGT GTATTTTGTCAAAGTGGCCTGGGCCTGGACCTTCTGTCTCCTCCTGCCTTTCATCACCCTCACCAACTACCACCTGACGGGCAAGGCCGGCCTGGTCCTGCGGCGGCTGACCACACTGCTTGTGGGCACGGCCATCTGGTACGTGGGCACAGCCGTCTTCGCCAACATCGAGCACTACACAGGCAGCTGCTACCAGTCGCCAGCCCTGGAGGGGGTGAGAAAGGAGCACCAGAGTAAGCGGCAGTGCCACGGGGAAGGAGGCTTCTGGCATGGCTTTGACATCTCAGGCCACTCCTTCCTGCTGACCTTCTGTGCCCTCATGATTGTGGAGGAGATGGCTGTGCTGCACGAG GTGACATCATCCAATTCTACGGCTTTAATCACCGTGTATATGCTGAAGACTTGCAAATCTCCATCTCCAAATTCTGACCTCTCCTTTGAAAGTCAGACTAGAATACCTAATGGCTTCTGTGACATCCCCTCTTGGGTCTTGTGA
- the FITM2 gene encoding fat storage-inducing transmembrane protein 2 isoform X3 — translation MEHLERCAWVLRGTLVRAAVRRYLPWALVASMLAGSLLKELSPLPESYLSNKRNVLNVYFVKVAWAWTFCLLLPFITLTNYHLTGKAGLVLRRLTTLLVGTAIWYVGTAVFANIEHYTGSCYQSPALEGVRKEHQSKRQCHGEGGFWHGFDISGHSFLLTFCALMIVEEMAVLHEDMAPRSVSECLGGDIIQFYGFNHRVYAEDLQISISKF, via the exons ATGGAGCATCTGGAGCGCTGCGCGTGGGTCCTCAGGGGGACGCTGGTGCGGGCGGCCGTACGGCGCtacctgccctgggccctggtgGCCTCCATGCTGGCGGGCTCCCTCCTCAAGGAGCTTTCCCCGCTGCCCGAGAGCTATCTCAGCAACAAGCGCAACGTCCTCAACGT GTATTTTGTCAAAGTGGCCTGGGCCTGGACCTTCTGTCTCCTCCTGCCTTTCATCACCCTCACCAACTACCACCTGACGGGCAAGGCCGGCCTGGTCCTGCGGCGGCTGACCACACTGCTTGTGGGCACGGCCATCTGGTACGTGGGCACAGCCGTCTTCGCCAACATCGAGCACTACACAGGCAGCTGCTACCAGTCGCCAGCCCTGGAGGGGGTGAGAAAGGAGCACCAGAGTAAGCGGCAGTGCCACGGGGAAGGAGGCTTCTGGCATGGCTTTGACATCTCAGGCCACTCCTTCCTGCTGACCTTCTGTGCCCTCATGATTGTGGAGGAGATGGCTGTGCTGCACGAG GACATGGCTCCCCGAAGTGTGTCTGAGTGCCTAGGAG GTGACATCATCCAATTCTACGGCTTTAATCACCGTGTATATGCTGAAGACTTGCAAATCTCCATCTCCAAATTCTGA
- the FITM2 gene encoding fat storage-inducing transmembrane protein 2 isoform X1, producing the protein MEHLERCAWVLRGTLVRAAVRRYLPWALVASMLAGSLLKELSPLPESYLSNKRNVLNVYFVKVAWAWTFCLLLPFITLTNYHLTGKAGLVLRRLTTLLVGTAIWYVGTAVFANIEHYTGSCYQSPALEGVRKEHQSKRQCHGEGGFWHGFDISGHSFLLTFCALMIVEEMAVLHEVRMDRSHWLHAAITTLGVTLGFLTFIWVWMFLCTAVYFHNLSQKMFGTLFGLLGWYGTYGCWYLKSFSPGLPPQSSSLNLKQDSYKK; encoded by the exons ATGGAGCATCTGGAGCGCTGCGCGTGGGTCCTCAGGGGGACGCTGGTGCGGGCGGCCGTACGGCGCtacctgccctgggccctggtgGCCTCCATGCTGGCGGGCTCCCTCCTCAAGGAGCTTTCCCCGCTGCCCGAGAGCTATCTCAGCAACAAGCGCAACGTCCTCAACGT GTATTTTGTCAAAGTGGCCTGGGCCTGGACCTTCTGTCTCCTCCTGCCTTTCATCACCCTCACCAACTACCACCTGACGGGCAAGGCCGGCCTGGTCCTGCGGCGGCTGACCACACTGCTTGTGGGCACGGCCATCTGGTACGTGGGCACAGCCGTCTTCGCCAACATCGAGCACTACACAGGCAGCTGCTACCAGTCGCCAGCCCTGGAGGGGGTGAGAAAGGAGCACCAGAGTAAGCGGCAGTGCCACGGGGAAGGAGGCTTCTGGCATGGCTTTGACATCTCAGGCCACTCCTTCCTGCTGACCTTCTGTGCCCTCATGATTGTGGAGGAGATGGCTGTGCTGCACGAGGTGAGGATGGACCGAAGCCACTGGCTTCACGCGGCCATCACCACCCTGGGGGTCACCCTGGGCTTCCTGACCTTCATCTGGGTGTGGATGTTTCTGTGCACGGCCGTTTACTTTCACAACTTGTCCCAGAAAATGTTTGGCACCCTGTTCGGTCTGCTGGGCTGGTATGGGACGTACGGGTGTTGGTATCTGAAATCCTTCTCTCCAGGACTTCCTCCCCAGAGCTCTAGTTTGAATCTGAAGCAAGACAGttacaagaaataa